In the genome of Bradysia coprophila strain Holo2 unplaced genomic scaffold, BU_Bcop_v1 contig_232, whole genome shotgun sequence, one region contains:
- the LOC119076739 gene encoding uncharacterized PE-PGRS family protein PE_PGRS54-like isoform X19 — translation MKFFAVIILAFCSVQSIAAEGLGDLIGDLIASDTSNSQVDDISQLSILTANADNNIVEDDIRQIGILSASATNNYVGDDVSQIGIFTNLDDNEIDGSAFQLGGINDASNNYIGGSQSQIGVISSSNNNYIAGNQFQAGGLQLSNGNVIEGSKTDIGVGQIASNNEIGGDYLGLGVGNIATGNCVGGDFTQGGVGNVAIDNCIGGNVVQGGVGNALIDGHVGGNVVQGGVGQGIIGTDIGGNVVQGAVGQGIIGTDIKGDVTQFAVGQGIIGGSVGGDVTQGAVGQAIIGTAVGGDVFQGGVGSAVVGGSVGGDVDQYGVGQAAVGTCVEGDVTQGGVGQVVFGSTIGGDTTQIGAGNLVAFSDTYGEVDQFGAGNAILGGTAHDEVNQVGGINAAAFATFKDSVKQTGVGNAFLGNTFECDNLQEGGVNAAAFNRYYGDANQLGLGNAAAFNEVDGNLKQKGIVNAGVGNKVGKDIYRSGLLNVAVADEAEGTIRNDGLLSVGVGNKAGAVDTNGIGLELFSQSKGKGQGLLGQLTGGIIDVGLDPSKIVKGVTNSAGCTLESLTAGLSGVKAAGDGVGKAADGVGKGVGSAVKGASESVKGTTSGLGGTLQGVGGTLQGVGGTVTGLAGITQILGGLGKLGGSGSGSGSGSTGSAGGCSGSTGGSTGGSAGGSAGGSAGGSAGGSAGVPIWGLTGLPIGGGSSGGFIGGGSGAIGSTQASVTRTYSSSTGGSINYGSTGGSINHGSGGCPCGN, via the exons ATGAAGTTTTTTGCAGTGATTATCCTAGCCTTTTGCAGTGTtcaa AGCATCGCTGCCGAAGGTCTTGGTGACTTGATCGGTGATCTGATCGCTTCGGAT ACTTCAAACAGCCAAGTCGATGACATTAGTCAATTGTCAATCCTCACTGCAAAT GCCGACAACAACATAGTTGAAGATGATATTAGACAAATCGGAATTCTTTCAGCATCG GCTACGAACAACTACGTTGGGGATGATGTTTCCCAAATTGGAATATTCACTAAC ctCGACGACAACGAAATCGATGGAAGTGCATTCCAACTTGGAGGAATCAACGAC GCAAGTAACAACTATATCGGCGGTAGTCAAAGTCAAATTGGTGTCATTAGTAGC TCAAACAACAATTATATTGCCGGAAATCAATTCCAAGCTGGAGGTTTACAACTC tcGAATGGCAACGTCATTGAAGGATCTAAAACTGACATTGGTGTCGGCCAAATT gcATCAAACAACGAAATCGGCGGAGATTACTTAGGATTAGGAGTAGGCAATATC GCTACCGGAAATTGTGTTGGTGGAGATTTCACTCAAGGCGGTGTTGGCAATGTT GCTATCGACAATTGTATTGGTGGAAATGTCGTTCAAGGTGGAGTTGGCAACGCA CTTATTGACGGCCATGTTGGCGGAAACGTAGTACAAGGCGGTGTTGGTCAAGGA ATCATTGGTACTGATATCGGAGGCAATGTTGTACAGGGAGCAGTTGGACAAGGC ATCATTGGCACAGATATTAAAGGAGATGTTACTCAATTCGCTGTTGGACAAGGA ATTATCGGCGGTAGTGTCGGTGGAGATGTTACCCAAGGAGCAGTTGGTCAGGCC attATCGGTACCGCTGTTGGCGGCGACGTATTCCAAGGCGGAGTTGGTTCAGCT gtTGTTGGTGGCAGTGTTGGAGGAGACGTTGACCAATACGGCGTTGGACAAGCG gCCGTCGGAACCTGTGTGGAAGGAGACGTCACGCAAGGCGGTGTTGGACAAGTA gTTTTTGGAAGTACCATCGGTGGAGATACTACTCAAATTGGCGCTGGTAATCTG GTCGCCTTCAGTGACACTTACGGAGAAGTAGATCAATTTGGAGCAGGCAATGCT ATCCTTGGTGGCACAGCCCATGATGAAGTGAACCAAGTTGGTGGAATTAACGCA GCTGCATTCGCCACTTTCAAAGATAGCGTCAAACAAACTGGCGTTGGTAATGCT TTTCTTGGAAATACTTTCGAATGCGACAACTTACAAGAAGGCGGTGTTAATGCTGCTGCTTTCAACCGTTATTACGGAGATGCCAATCAACTTGGATTAGGCAATGCG gCCGCTTTCAACGAAGTCGATGGAAATCTGAAACAAAAAGGAATTGTCAATGCT GGTGTTGGCAATAAAGTTGGTAAAGACATCTACCGATCAGGATTACTCAATGTTGCCGTTGCTGATGAAGCTGAGGGAACTATTAGAAACGATGGTCTTCTCAGCGTT GGCGTTGGAAACAAAGCTGGAGCAGTCGATACCAACGGAATCGGTTTG GAACTGTTTAGCCAATCCAAAGGAAAGGGTCAAGGTCTCCTTGGTCAACTTACTGGCGGTATTATCGATGTTGGTTTGGATCCCTCAAAGATAGTCAAAGGAGTGACAAATAGTGCCGGCTGTACTCTCGAAAGTCTCACTGCCGGTCTTTCAGGTGTCAAGGCTGCAGGTGATGGCGTTGGCAAGGCCGCTGATGGAGTTGGCAAAGGTGTTGGTTCCGCAGTTAAAGGTGCATCTGAATCTGTCAAAGGAACCACTAGTGGTTTAGGAGGCACCCTGCAAGGAGTCGGAGGCACCCTACAAGGTGTCGGAGGCACAGTTACTGGATTAGCCGGAATAACACAGATTTTAGGTGGTCTCGGTAAACTTGGTGGTTCTGGAAGTGGTTCTGGAAGTGGTTCAACTGGAAGTGCAGGAGGCTGCAGTGGGTCAACTGGAGGCTCAACTGGAGGCTCAGCTGGAGGCTCAGCTGGAGGCTCAGCTGGAGGCTCAGCTGGAGGCTCAGCTGGAGTACCAATATGGGGCTTAACTGGACTTCCAATTGGAGGTGGTTCAAGTGGTGGTTTCATTGGTGGTGGTTCTGGAGCTATAGGTTCAACTCAAGCCTCAGTCACCCGTACATATTCCAGTTCAACTGGAGGTTCAATCAACTATGGTTCAACTGGAGGTTCAATCAACCATGGTTCAGGAGGTTGTCCATGTGGAAATTAA
- the LOC119076739 gene encoding uncharacterized PE-PGRS family protein PE_PGRS54-like isoform X6: MKFFAVIILAFCSVQSIAAEGLGDLIGDLIASDTSNSQVDDISQLSILTANADNNIVEDDIRQIGILSASATNNYVGDDVSQIGIFTNLDDNEIDGSAFQLGGINDASNNYIGGSQSQIGVISSSNNNYIAGNQFQAGGLQLSNGNVIEGSKTDIGVGQIASNNEIGGDYLGLGVGNIATGNCVGGDFTQGGVGNVAIDNCIGGNVVQGGVGNALIDGHVGGNVVQGGVGQGIIGTDIDGNVVQGAVGQGIIGGSVGGNVVQGAVGQGIIGTDIGGNVVQGAVGQGIIGGSVGGNVVQGAVGQGIIGTDIGGSVTQGAVGQGIIGGSVGGNVVQGAVGQGIIGTDIGGNVVQGAVGQGIIGGSVGGNVFQGAVGQGIIGTDIKGDVTQFAVGQGIIGGSVGGDVTQGAVGQAIIGTAVGGDVFQGGVGSAVVGGSVGGDVDQYGVGQAAVGTCVEGDVTQGGVGQVVFGSTIGGDTTQIGAGNLVAFSDTYGEVDQFGAGNAILGGTAHDEVNQVGGINAAAFATFKDSVKQTGVGNAFLGNTFECDNLQEGGVNAAAFNRYYGDANQLGLGNAAAFNEVDGNLKQKGIVNAGVGNKVGKDIYRSGLLNVAVADEAEGTIRNDGLLSVGVGNKAGAVDTNGIGLELFSQSKGKGQGLLGQLTGGIIDVGLDPSKIVKGVTNSAGCTLESLTAGLSGVKAAGDGVGKAADGVGKGVGSAVKGASESVKGTTSGLGGTLQGVGGTLQGVGGTVTGLAGITQILGGLGKLGGSGSGSGSGSTGSAGGCSGSTGGSTGGSAGGSAGGSAGGSAGGSAGVPIWGLTGLPIGGGSSGGFIGGGSGAIGSTQASVTRTYSSSTGGSINYGSTGGSINHGSGGCPCGN, translated from the exons ATGAAGTTTTTTGCAGTGATTATCCTAGCCTTTTGCAGTGTtcaa AGCATCGCTGCCGAAGGTCTTGGTGACTTGATCGGTGATCTGATCGCTTCGGAT ACTTCAAACAGCCAAGTCGATGACATTAGTCAATTGTCAATCCTCACTGCAAAT GCCGACAACAACATAGTTGAAGATGATATTAGACAAATCGGAATTCTTTCAGCATCG GCTACGAACAACTACGTTGGGGATGATGTTTCCCAAATTGGAATATTCACTAAC ctCGACGACAACGAAATCGATGGAAGTGCATTCCAACTTGGAGGAATCAACGAC GCAAGTAACAACTATATCGGCGGTAGTCAAAGTCAAATTGGTGTCATTAGTAGC TCAAACAACAATTATATTGCCGGAAATCAATTCCAAGCTGGAGGTTTACAACTC tcGAATGGCAACGTCATTGAAGGATCTAAAACTGACATTGGTGTCGGCCAAATT gcATCAAACAACGAAATCGGCGGAGATTACTTAGGATTAGGAGTAGGCAATATC GCTACCGGAAATTGTGTTGGTGGAGATTTCACTCAAGGCGGTGTTGGCAATGTT GCTATCGACAATTGTATTGGTGGAAATGTCGTTCAAGGTGGAGTTGGCAACGCA CTTATTGACGGCCATGTTGGCGGAAACGTAGTACAAGGCGGTGTTGGTCAAGGA ATCATTGGAACTGATATCGATGGCAATGTTGTGCAGGGAGCTGTTGGACAAGGA ATCATTGGAGGAAGTGTTGGCGGAAATGTTGTGCAGGGTGCCGTTGGACAAGGA ATCATTGGAACTGATATCGGAGGCAATGTTGTGCAGGGAGCTGTTGGACAAGGA aTCATTGGAGGAAGTGTTGGCGGAAATGTTGTACAGGGTGCCGTTGGACAAGGA ATCATTGGAACTGATATCGGAGGCAGTGTTACGCAGGGAGCTGTTGGACAAGGA ATCATTGGAGGAAGTGTTGGCGGAAATGTTGTACAGGGTGCCGTCGGACAAGGA ATCATTGGTACTGATATCGGAGGCAATGTTGTACAGGGAGCAGTTGGACAAGGC ATCATTGGAGGCAGTGTCGGCGGAAACGTATTCCAGGGCGCTGTTGGACAGGGT ATCATTGGCACAGATATTAAAGGAGATGTTACTCAATTCGCTGTTGGACAAGGA ATTATCGGCGGTAGTGTCGGTGGAGATGTTACCCAAGGAGCAGTTGGTCAGGCC attATCGGTACCGCTGTTGGCGGCGACGTATTCCAAGGCGGAGTTGGTTCAGCT gtTGTTGGTGGCAGTGTTGGAGGAGACGTTGACCAATACGGCGTTGGACAAGCG gCCGTCGGAACCTGTGTGGAAGGAGACGTCACGCAAGGCGGTGTTGGACAAGTA gTTTTTGGAAGTACCATCGGTGGAGATACTACTCAAATTGGCGCTGGTAATCTG GTCGCCTTCAGTGACACTTACGGAGAAGTAGATCAATTTGGAGCAGGCAATGCT ATCCTTGGTGGCACAGCCCATGATGAAGTGAACCAAGTTGGTGGAATTAACGCA GCTGCATTCGCCACTTTCAAAGATAGCGTCAAACAAACTGGCGTTGGTAATGCT TTTCTTGGAAATACTTTCGAATGCGACAACTTACAAGAAGGCGGTGTTAATGCTGCTGCTTTCAACCGTTATTACGGAGATGCCAATCAACTTGGATTAGGCAATGCG gCCGCTTTCAACGAAGTCGATGGAAATCTGAAACAAAAAGGAATTGTCAATGCT GGTGTTGGCAATAAAGTTGGTAAAGACATCTACCGATCAGGATTACTCAATGTTGCCGTTGCTGATGAAGCTGAGGGAACTATTAGAAACGATGGTCTTCTCAGCGTT GGCGTTGGAAACAAAGCTGGAGCAGTCGATACCAACGGAATCGGTTTG GAACTGTTTAGCCAATCCAAAGGAAAGGGTCAAGGTCTCCTTGGTCAACTTACTGGCGGTATTATCGATGTTGGTTTGGATCCCTCAAAGATAGTCAAAGGAGTGACAAATAGTGCCGGCTGTACTCTCGAAAGTCTCACTGCCGGTCTTTCAGGTGTCAAGGCTGCAGGTGATGGCGTTGGCAAGGCCGCTGATGGAGTTGGCAAAGGTGTTGGTTCCGCAGTTAAAGGTGCATCTGAATCTGTCAAAGGAACCACTAGTGGTTTAGGAGGCACCCTGCAAGGAGTCGGAGGCACCCTACAAGGTGTCGGAGGCACAGTTACTGGATTAGCCGGAATAACACAGATTTTAGGTGGTCTCGGTAAACTTGGTGGTTCTGGAAGTGGTTCTGGAAGTGGTTCAACTGGAAGTGCAGGAGGCTGCAGTGGGTCAACTGGAGGCTCAACTGGAGGCTCAGCTGGAGGCTCAGCTGGAGGCTCAGCTGGAGGCTCAGCTGGAGGCTCAGCTGGAGTACCAATATGGGGCTTAACTGGACTTCCAATTGGAGGTGGTTCAAGTGGTGGTTTCATTGGTGGTGGTTCTGGAGCTATAGGTTCAACTCAAGCCTCAGTCACCCGTACATATTCCAGTTCAACTGGAGGTTCAATCAACTATGGTTCAACTGGAGGTTCAATCAACCATGGTTCAGGAGGTTGTCCATGTGGAAATTAA
- the LOC119076739 gene encoding uncharacterized PE-PGRS family protein PE_PGRS46-like isoform X23, with the protein MKFFAVIILAFCSVQSIAAEGLGDLIGDLIASDTSNSQVDDISQLSILTANADNNIVEDDIRQIGILSASATNNYVGDDVSQIGIFTNLDDNEIDGSAFQLGGINDASNNYIGGSQSQIGVISSSNNNYIAGNQFQAGGLQLSNGNVIEGSKTDIGVGQIASNNEIGGDYLGLGVGNIATGNCVGGDFTQGGVGNVAIDNCIGGNVVQGGVGNALIDGHVGGNVVQGGVGQGIIGTDIDGNVVQGAVGQGIIGGSVGGDVTQGAVGQAIIGTAVGGDVFQGGVGSAVVGGSVGGDVDQYGVGQAAVGTCVEGDVTQGGVGQVVFGSTIGGDTTQIGAGNLVAFSDTYGEVDQFGAGNAILGGTAHDEVNQVGGINAAAFATFKDSVKQTGVGNAFLGNTFECDNLQEGGVNAAAFNRYYGDANQLGLGNAAAFNEVDGNLKQKGIVNAGVGNKVGKDIYRSGLLNVAVADEAEGTIRNDGLLSVGVGNKAGAVDTNGIGLELFSQSKGKGQGLLGQLTGGIIDVGLDPSKIVKGVTNSAGCTLESLTAGLSGVKAAGDGVGKAADGVGKGVGSAVKGASESVKGTTSGLGGTLQGVGGTLQGVGGTVTGLAGITQILGGLGKLGGSGSGSGSGSTGSAGGCSGSTGGSTGGSAGGSAGGSAGGSAGGSAGVPIWGLTGLPIGGGSSGGFIGGGSGAIGSTQASVTRTYSSSTGGSINYGSTGGSINHGSGGCPCGN; encoded by the exons ATGAAGTTTTTTGCAGTGATTATCCTAGCCTTTTGCAGTGTtcaa AGCATCGCTGCCGAAGGTCTTGGTGACTTGATCGGTGATCTGATCGCTTCGGAT ACTTCAAACAGCCAAGTCGATGACATTAGTCAATTGTCAATCCTCACTGCAAAT GCCGACAACAACATAGTTGAAGATGATATTAGACAAATCGGAATTCTTTCAGCATCG GCTACGAACAACTACGTTGGGGATGATGTTTCCCAAATTGGAATATTCACTAAC ctCGACGACAACGAAATCGATGGAAGTGCATTCCAACTTGGAGGAATCAACGAC GCAAGTAACAACTATATCGGCGGTAGTCAAAGTCAAATTGGTGTCATTAGTAGC TCAAACAACAATTATATTGCCGGAAATCAATTCCAAGCTGGAGGTTTACAACTC tcGAATGGCAACGTCATTGAAGGATCTAAAACTGACATTGGTGTCGGCCAAATT gcATCAAACAACGAAATCGGCGGAGATTACTTAGGATTAGGAGTAGGCAATATC GCTACCGGAAATTGTGTTGGTGGAGATTTCACTCAAGGCGGTGTTGGCAATGTT GCTATCGACAATTGTATTGGTGGAAATGTCGTTCAAGGTGGAGTTGGCAACGCA CTTATTGACGGCCATGTTGGCGGAAACGTAGTACAAGGCGGTGTTGGTCAAGGA ATCATTGGAACTGATATCGATGGCAATGTTGTGCAGGGAGCTGTTGGACAAGGA ATTATCGGCGGTAGTGTCGGTGGAGATGTTACCCAAGGAGCAGTTGGTCAGGCC attATCGGTACCGCTGTTGGCGGCGACGTATTCCAAGGCGGAGTTGGTTCAGCT gtTGTTGGTGGCAGTGTTGGAGGAGACGTTGACCAATACGGCGTTGGACAAGCG gCCGTCGGAACCTGTGTGGAAGGAGACGTCACGCAAGGCGGTGTTGGACAAGTA gTTTTTGGAAGTACCATCGGTGGAGATACTACTCAAATTGGCGCTGGTAATCTG GTCGCCTTCAGTGACACTTACGGAGAAGTAGATCAATTTGGAGCAGGCAATGCT ATCCTTGGTGGCACAGCCCATGATGAAGTGAACCAAGTTGGTGGAATTAACGCA GCTGCATTCGCCACTTTCAAAGATAGCGTCAAACAAACTGGCGTTGGTAATGCT TTTCTTGGAAATACTTTCGAATGCGACAACTTACAAGAAGGCGGTGTTAATGCTGCTGCTTTCAACCGTTATTACGGAGATGCCAATCAACTTGGATTAGGCAATGCG gCCGCTTTCAACGAAGTCGATGGAAATCTGAAACAAAAAGGAATTGTCAATGCT GGTGTTGGCAATAAAGTTGGTAAAGACATCTACCGATCAGGATTACTCAATGTTGCCGTTGCTGATGAAGCTGAGGGAACTATTAGAAACGATGGTCTTCTCAGCGTT GGCGTTGGAAACAAAGCTGGAGCAGTCGATACCAACGGAATCGGTTTG GAACTGTTTAGCCAATCCAAAGGAAAGGGTCAAGGTCTCCTTGGTCAACTTACTGGCGGTATTATCGATGTTGGTTTGGATCCCTCAAAGATAGTCAAAGGAGTGACAAATAGTGCCGGCTGTACTCTCGAAAGTCTCACTGCCGGTCTTTCAGGTGTCAAGGCTGCAGGTGATGGCGTTGGCAAGGCCGCTGATGGAGTTGGCAAAGGTGTTGGTTCCGCAGTTAAAGGTGCATCTGAATCTGTCAAAGGAACCACTAGTGGTTTAGGAGGCACCCTGCAAGGAGTCGGAGGCACCCTACAAGGTGTCGGAGGCACAGTTACTGGATTAGCCGGAATAACACAGATTTTAGGTGGTCTCGGTAAACTTGGTGGTTCTGGAAGTGGTTCTGGAAGTGGTTCAACTGGAAGTGCAGGAGGCTGCAGTGGGTCAACTGGAGGCTCAACTGGAGGCTCAGCTGGAGGCTCAGCTGGAGGCTCAGCTGGAGGCTCAGCTGGAGGCTCAGCTGGAGTACCAATATGGGGCTTAACTGGACTTCCAATTGGAGGTGGTTCAAGTGGTGGTTTCATTGGTGGTGGTTCTGGAGCTATAGGTTCAACTCAAGCCTCAGTCACCCGTACATATTCCAGTTCAACTGGAGGTTCAATCAACTATGGTTCAACTGGAGGTTCAATCAACCATGGTTCAGGAGGTTGTCCATGTGGAAATTAA
- the LOC119076739 gene encoding uncharacterized PE-PGRS family protein PE_PGRS54-like isoform X16 — MKFFAVIILAFCSVQSIAAEGLGDLIGDLIASDTSNSQVDDISQLSILTANADNNIVEDDIRQIGILSASATNNYVGDDVSQIGIFTNLDDNEIDGSAFQLGGINDASNNYIGGSQSQIGVISSSNNNYIAGNQFQAGGLQLSNGNVIEGSKTDIGVGQIASNNEIGGDYLGLGVGNIATGNCVGGDFTQGGVGNVAIDNCIGGNVVQGGVGNALIDGHVGGNVVQGGVGQGIIGTDIGGNVVQGAVGQGIIGGSVGGNVFQGAVGQGIIGTDIKGDVTQFAVGQGIIGGSVGGDVTQGAVGQAIIGTAVGGDVFQGGVGSAVVGGSVGGDVDQYGVGQAAVGTCVEGDVTQGGVGQVVFGSTIGGDTTQIGAGNLVAFSDTYGEVDQFGAGNAILGGTAHDEVNQVGGINAAAFATFKDSVKQTGVGNAFLGNTFECDNLQEGGVNAAAFNRYYGDANQLGLGNAAAFNEVDGNLKQKGIVNAGVGNKVGKDIYRSGLLNVAVADEAEGTIRNDGLLSVGVGNKAGAVDTNGIGLELFSQSKGKGQGLLGQLTGGIIDVGLDPSKIVKGVTNSAGCTLESLTAGLSGVKAAGDGVGKAADGVGKGVGSAVKGASESVKGTTSGLGGTLQGVGGTLQGVGGTVTGLAGITQILGGLGKLGGSGSGSGSGSTGSAGGCSGSTGGSTGGSAGGSAGGSAGGSAGGSAGVPIWGLTGLPIGGGSSGGFIGGGSGAIGSTQASVTRTYSSSTGGSINYGSTGGSINHGSGGCPCGN, encoded by the exons ATGAAGTTTTTTGCAGTGATTATCCTAGCCTTTTGCAGTGTtcaa AGCATCGCTGCCGAAGGTCTTGGTGACTTGATCGGTGATCTGATCGCTTCGGAT ACTTCAAACAGCCAAGTCGATGACATTAGTCAATTGTCAATCCTCACTGCAAAT GCCGACAACAACATAGTTGAAGATGATATTAGACAAATCGGAATTCTTTCAGCATCG GCTACGAACAACTACGTTGGGGATGATGTTTCCCAAATTGGAATATTCACTAAC ctCGACGACAACGAAATCGATGGAAGTGCATTCCAACTTGGAGGAATCAACGAC GCAAGTAACAACTATATCGGCGGTAGTCAAAGTCAAATTGGTGTCATTAGTAGC TCAAACAACAATTATATTGCCGGAAATCAATTCCAAGCTGGAGGTTTACAACTC tcGAATGGCAACGTCATTGAAGGATCTAAAACTGACATTGGTGTCGGCCAAATT gcATCAAACAACGAAATCGGCGGAGATTACTTAGGATTAGGAGTAGGCAATATC GCTACCGGAAATTGTGTTGGTGGAGATTTCACTCAAGGCGGTGTTGGCAATGTT GCTATCGACAATTGTATTGGTGGAAATGTCGTTCAAGGTGGAGTTGGCAACGCA CTTATTGACGGCCATGTTGGCGGAAACGTAGTACAAGGCGGTGTTGGTCAAGGA ATCATTGGTACTGATATCGGAGGCAATGTTGTACAGGGAGCAGTTGGACAAGGC ATCATTGGAGGCAGTGTCGGCGGAAACGTATTCCAGGGCGCTGTTGGACAGGGT ATCATTGGCACAGATATTAAAGGAGATGTTACTCAATTCGCTGTTGGACAAGGA ATTATCGGCGGTAGTGTCGGTGGAGATGTTACCCAAGGAGCAGTTGGTCAGGCC attATCGGTACCGCTGTTGGCGGCGACGTATTCCAAGGCGGAGTTGGTTCAGCT gtTGTTGGTGGCAGTGTTGGAGGAGACGTTGACCAATACGGCGTTGGACAAGCG gCCGTCGGAACCTGTGTGGAAGGAGACGTCACGCAAGGCGGTGTTGGACAAGTA gTTTTTGGAAGTACCATCGGTGGAGATACTACTCAAATTGGCGCTGGTAATCTG GTCGCCTTCAGTGACACTTACGGAGAAGTAGATCAATTTGGAGCAGGCAATGCT ATCCTTGGTGGCACAGCCCATGATGAAGTGAACCAAGTTGGTGGAATTAACGCA GCTGCATTCGCCACTTTCAAAGATAGCGTCAAACAAACTGGCGTTGGTAATGCT TTTCTTGGAAATACTTTCGAATGCGACAACTTACAAGAAGGCGGTGTTAATGCTGCTGCTTTCAACCGTTATTACGGAGATGCCAATCAACTTGGATTAGGCAATGCG gCCGCTTTCAACGAAGTCGATGGAAATCTGAAACAAAAAGGAATTGTCAATGCT GGTGTTGGCAATAAAGTTGGTAAAGACATCTACCGATCAGGATTACTCAATGTTGCCGTTGCTGATGAAGCTGAGGGAACTATTAGAAACGATGGTCTTCTCAGCGTT GGCGTTGGAAACAAAGCTGGAGCAGTCGATACCAACGGAATCGGTTTG GAACTGTTTAGCCAATCCAAAGGAAAGGGTCAAGGTCTCCTTGGTCAACTTACTGGCGGTATTATCGATGTTGGTTTGGATCCCTCAAAGATAGTCAAAGGAGTGACAAATAGTGCCGGCTGTACTCTCGAAAGTCTCACTGCCGGTCTTTCAGGTGTCAAGGCTGCAGGTGATGGCGTTGGCAAGGCCGCTGATGGAGTTGGCAAAGGTGTTGGTTCCGCAGTTAAAGGTGCATCTGAATCTGTCAAAGGAACCACTAGTGGTTTAGGAGGCACCCTGCAAGGAGTCGGAGGCACCCTACAAGGTGTCGGAGGCACAGTTACTGGATTAGCCGGAATAACACAGATTTTAGGTGGTCTCGGTAAACTTGGTGGTTCTGGAAGTGGTTCTGGAAGTGGTTCAACTGGAAGTGCAGGAGGCTGCAGTGGGTCAACTGGAGGCTCAACTGGAGGCTCAGCTGGAGGCTCAGCTGGAGGCTCAGCTGGAGGCTCAGCTGGAGGCTCAGCTGGAGTACCAATATGGGGCTTAACTGGACTTCCAATTGGAGGTGGTTCAAGTGGTGGTTTCATTGGTGGTGGTTCTGGAGCTATAGGTTCAACTCAAGCCTCAGTCACCCGTACATATTCCAGTTCAACTGGAGGTTCAATCAACTATGGTTCAACTGGAGGTTCAATCAACCATGGTTCAGGAGGTTGTCCATGTGGAAATTAA